The proteins below are encoded in one region of Penicillium psychrofluorescens genome assembly, chromosome: 4:
- a CDS encoding uncharacterized protein (ID:PFLUO_007202-T1.cds;~source:funannotate): MVFSRNPPLMQQDDGTPAELAPIFSYINTHTNKVYHEGYFLKLNDLDSHGRPCADRQWLECYAQLVGTVLSLWDATALDAAGGEEVPPTFINLTDASMKMIETLPIRNGAVAPLKNVLSLCSAGQNRYLLHFNSFHSLTQWTGAIRLSMFEHTSLYEAYTGSLIAARGKNLPGINSILMPRRFKYEDWARVRFGAGTPWRRCWFVVIPPDEKELQKARKAMKKSAYDRLTMPVTGNIKFYDSKKTKKATPIATVTNVYSAYAIYPQSQVLIEQSTLVKLEGRITTHGRNQTSTEGFVFVMPEVHPAVSGFEMMLRFLFSAFDTFNLYGRPTRLVADTNHIKSIMFAFPKQRRYGYLDILDISTLLQAPGSQDWTEAEWRKQLKEATQKRISTGRSRTNSVTSQRPRYRSSLPPVRNSDTPTDESPGRPLGPPTGKSEFNKSTEAVISQVPRGGLVPPAYHNRGFSDTASFQAGSSLKSGYMFDNSPHSSSSAVELMERERPAVATIPERTSSEDEGRLEFPDAQQFSAVSDLPSPTPPAPVSNPPAFSHGPGDVPSNRPRPSSEMRRANNRMSQATLSQLAQAGKMGIAGAAMGGGAAAWADQRHQSRPQSKDGQYPQEKSLESGYPPQLTAPSNPSLAHSSSDEGITLAVPVQPPRVPEHREGTSTTASTPSPGPSPRGPHIDSTVSVKRKPLPQRQLFPQAPQSPGGEPSMEDLRYTLDEDALSRVAPPHHSLQSPVSPEKDEEESVYDDESTTTPDYASTHGSVYSKKSVKSTRPRMGVMKTVGTGPTNQDLVIGDARYTREQAAASNPTSNPDIPAVDFGPTLAYMPTTGHPETARKPEHQRKDSDGTERFKFSVPTQPMDPTRAQSRSPNQDEYRRSMLWQPGMATGRPVTPGGGLTPEQYVQQRAAPAPPMHGNFRSSSKTPPLQRPASGDWTQQARPNSQMTSYRDANYRPSSRDANYRPSSRGANNMMNYNHNEMSSHLSAREQEHVARMTGSSFFNMSNDNQRTQPNTSGLVSAIDAREREKRALKEGMSNQMVEHAINQRQQQMMQQQPPYQQQQSFQQYQPYPQQPYMGLPPQAGSMYGSRAPQESLYNLPAASRTMDTLLPTARPDEPRRRSWYGQLHPTGQAPSISPSYQQSQPYPPQQPGYYNNPHTMHS, encoded by the exons ATGGTCTTCTCGCGCAACCCGCCGCTGATGCAGCAGGACGACGGTACgccggccgagctggcccCGATCTTCTCGTACATCAACACCCACACGAACAAGGTATACCATGAAGGATATTTCTTGAAACTGAATGACCTCGATTCTC ATGGCCGGCCATGTGCCGATCGACAGTGGTTGGAATGCTACGCTCAACTCGTGGGCACGGTGCTATCGCTGTGGGATGCCACGGCGCTGGACGCGGCAGGCGGCGAAGAGGTGCCTCCGACCTTCATTAATCTGACCGACGCGTCGATGAAAATG ATCGAGACCCTTCCGATTCGCAACGGAGCGGTTGCGCCGTTGAAGAATGTGCTGAGTCTGTGCTCGGCCGGCCAGAATCGATACCTGCTTCATTTCAACTCGTTCCATTCCTTAACCCAGTGGACCGGGGCGATCCGCCTCTCGATGTTCGAACACACCTCCCTGTACGAAGCTTATACCGGGTCTCTCATTGCGGCGAGGGGCAAAAACCTGCCGGGGATCAATTCCATTCTGATGCCACGTCGGTTCAAGTATGAAGATTGGGCGCGGGTGCGATTTGGGGCGGGAACCCCGTGGAGGCGATGCTGGTTTGTGGTCATTCCACCGGATGAGAAGGAATTACAGAAGGCACGGAAGGCTATGAAGAAATCGGCCTACGATCGCCTAACAATGCCGGTCACGGGAAACATCAAGTTCTACGATTcgaagaagaccaaaaaaGCGACCCCCATTGCAACGGTGACGAACGTGTACTCGGCCTACGCTATCTACCCGCAGTCGCAGGTTTTGATCGAACAGTCGACCTTGGTGAAGCTGGAGGGACGGATCACCACCCACGGGAGGAATCAGACCTCGACGGAGGGGTTTGTTTTCGTCATGCCGGAAGTGCATCCGGCCGTGTCTGGCTTCGAGATGATGCTTCGGTTCCTCTTCTCAGCCTTTGACACTTTCAACCTCTATGGTCGTCCCACGCGACTGGTGGCGGACACCAACCACATCAAGAGCATCATGTTCGCCTTCCCCAAGCAACGCCGCTATGGCTATTTGGACATTCTGGATATCTCCACCCTCCTTCAAGCTCCGGGTAGTCAGGATTGGACCGAAGCGGAGTGGCGGAAACAGCTCAAGGAGGCAACCCAGAAACGGATCTCAACCGGCAGGAGTCGCACCAACAGTGTCACCAGTCAACGACCTCGCTATCGTTCCAGCCTTCCTCCTGTCCGAAACAGTGATACCCCGACTGATGAATCCCCTGGCCGGCCGCTTGGCCCTCCCACCGGCAAATCGGAATTCAACAAGTCTACCGAAGCCGTTATTTCCCAGGTTCCCAGGGGTGGCCTTGTGCCTCCGGCGTATCACAATAGAGGCTTCTCTGACACCGCCAGTTTCCAGGCAGGCTCCAGTCTAAAGTCTGGATATATGTTTGACAATTCTCCCCactcgtcgtcgtcggccgtcGAACTAATGGAGCGGGAGAGACCCGCTGTGGCTACTATTCCGGAGCGTACCAGTTCTGAAGATGAAGGGCGCCTCGAGTTTCCAGACGCCCAACAATTCTCTGCGGTCAGCGACCTTCCGTCACCCacgccgccagctccagTCTCGAACCCGCCGGCCTTCTCACATGGTCCCGGAGACGTACCGTCCAACCGACCGCGGCCGTCTTCGGAAATGAGGAGGGCCAACAACCGCATGTCCCAGGCCACCCTCTCCCAGCTTGCACAGGCGGGGAAGATGGGAATCGCCGGAGCTGCTATGGGTGGAGGTGCTGCGGCTTGGGCAGATCAGCGACACCAATCCAGGCCTCAATCCAAAGATGGTCAATACCCGCAAGAGAAGAGTCTTGAAAGTGGCTATCCTCCCCAGCTTACCGCTCCATCAAACCCCTCCCTCGCACACTCTTCCAGCGACGAAGGAATTACCCTTGCGGTCCCGGTACAACCACCGCGGGTTCCGGAACATCGTGAGGGCACTTCGACCACTGCAAGTACCCCGTCCCCTGGTCCGTCTCCTCGTGGGCCCCACATCGACTCAACTGTGTCTGTTAAACGGAAGCCACTTCCCCAACGACAACTGTTCCCACAGGCGCCGCAGTCACCTGGAGGAGAGCCAAGCATGGAGGATCTTCGGTACACCCTGGACGAAGATGCGCTCAGTCGGGTTGCGCCTCCACACCATTCGCTCCAATCGCCGGTGTCACCCgaaaaggacgaggaagaaagcgTCTATGATGACGAGTCGACAACAACGCCCGACTATGCAAGCACCCACGGCTCCGTGTACAGCAAGAAATCAGTTAAGTCCACCCGGCCTCGCATGGGTGTTATGAAGACGGTGGGCACGGGGCCGACCAACCAAGACCTTGTCATTGGTGATGCTCGTTACACTCGGGAGCAGGCGGCGGCCTCAAACCCAACTTCAAACCCAGATATCCCTGCGGTGGATTTCGGGCCAACGCTTGCCTACATGCCCACAACTGGACACCCAGAAACCGCGCGGAAGCCAGAGCACCAAAGGAAGGACTCGGATGGCACGGAGAGGTTCAAATTTTCTGTGCCTACACAGCCCATGGACCCTACCCGCGCGCAATCCCGGTCTCCAAATCAGGATGAATATCGTCGGAGCATGCTTTGGCAACCTGGTATGGCCACTGGCCGTCCTGTTACCCCCGGAGGCGGCCTCACGCCAGAGCAGTATGTGCAGCAACGCGCAGCGCCCGCTCCTCCAATGCATGGGAATTTCCGTTCGTCGTCAAAAACCCCGCCCCTGCAACGGCCGGCATCGGGCGACTGGACACAACAGGCCCGTCCGAACTCACAGATGACGTCCTATCGGGATGCAAATTACCGACCTTCCTCTCGGGATGCAAACTACcgaccttcttctcggggCGCCAACAATATGATGAACTACAATCACAACGAGATGTCTTCCCATCTCTCCGCTCGTGAACAAGAGCATGTGGCGCGCATGACTGGATCCTCGTTCTTCAATATGTCCAACGACAATCAGAGAACACAGCCAAACACGTCAGGTCTGGTGTCGGCTATTGACGCCCGTGAGCGGGAAAAACGCGCTTTGAAGGAAGGCATGTCCAACCAAATGGTTGAACACGCCATCAatcagcgccagcagcagatgatGCAACAGCAACCGCCttaccagcagcagcagtcgTTCCAGCAATATCAGCCATACCCGCAGCAGCCATATATGGGACTGCCACCACAAGCCGGCTCGATGTACGGTTCGCGCGCCCCTCAGGAGAGTTTGTACAACCTCCCCGCTGCCAGCCGCACCATGGATACTCTGCTCCCAACGGCCCGCCCCGACGAGCCCCGACGTCGATCCTGGTACGGACAGCTTCATCCCACTGGCCAGGCACCAAGCATTTCGCCATCCTACCAGCAAAGCCAACCTTACCCGCCCCAGCAACCCGGGTACTACAATAACCCTCACACAATGCATTCGTGA
- a CDS encoding uncharacterized protein (ID:PFLUO_007203-T1.cds;~source:funannotate) gives NAWAADYDADYFCEPQKFIPERYLDSVENAGTPHYGYGAGSRMCAGSHLANRELYTAFIRTITAFTIHPLQNLADSPILDALECNMIPTALTTEPKPFKVRFKARDSVVL, from the coding sequence AATGCTTGGGCTGCTGACTACGATGCCGACTATTTCTGCGAACCTCAGAAATTTATACCAGAGCGGTACTTGGACAGTGTAGAGAATGCTGGAACGCCCCACTACGGCTACGGCGCAGGCTCTCGCATGTGTGCCGGGTCGCACTTGGCTAACAGAGAGCTCTATACGGCCTTCATCCGGACAATCACAGCATTCACTATTCACCCGCTACAAAATCTAGCAGACTCTCCGATCTTGGATGCTCTCGAGTGTAACATGATTCCCACGGCACTCACAACGGAGCCTAAGCCGTTTAAGGTCAGATTCAAGGCACGGGACTCTGTCGTTTTATAG
- a CDS encoding uncharacterized protein (ID:PFLUO_007204-T1.cds;~source:funannotate), giving the protein MTQVIEADYVVAGAGGVGMAFVDEILTHSDATVAIIDHLTCYGVNSTEMGGYSIDQVGLNKGCYELASGSEVVAYFDTVMRKRFLPSGRVRFFPLCEYNKQNNTAVSLTSGVTHEFRAKKKFVDATYLNVTVPSQREPDFKVTGGAHAVAVNLLPKVISQHQHFVIIGSGKTGMDAVLFLLTNGVEPERITWVMPSDAWMFSRFDVNPGRKFSDPVTKYVMGLLQAALEAEDYDDYFKKLVERKLVMQLDPAVKPGRWRCATFTPMELEELRRVKNVVRKGYVESVAPTEMNMSKGTHPVPADAVFIDCAADGLPKVPMVPVFNGNRITLQTVRMCQQVYSAGFIGNVECNIDADEKRKNELTQPVPLPYKDFDYLRCAIANCLNISIWMSEPAVVKWINESRIDLFSPILDFGCEEGLANIQAMGELIQQAVPKMQALLDGHMQQVNGDA; this is encoded by the exons ATGACGCAAGTTATCGAAGCCGATTATGTGGTGGCAGGTGCCGGCGGAGTCGGTATGGCgttcgtcgacgagatcctcACCCACTCCGACGCGACTGTCGCGATCATCGACC ACCTCACCTGCTACGGCGTGAATTCTACTGAGATGGGCGGTTACAGCATCGATCAGGTCGGTCTGAACAAGGGCTGCTACGAGCTGGCCAGCGGCAGCGAAGTGGTCGCCTACTTCGACACCGTGATGCGCAAGCGCTTTCTACCCTCCGGGCGGGTGCGTTTCTTCCCGCTATGCGAGTACAACAAGCAGAACAACACCGCCGTCTCGCTCACCAGCGGTGTAACACACGAGTTCCGcgccaagaagaagttcgTCGACGCGACCTACCTGAACGTCACGGTGCCGTCGCAGCGTGAGCCAGATTTCAAGGTGACCGGCGGCGCGCACGCGGTGGCCGTCAACCTGCTGCCGAAGGTCATTTCGCAGCACCAGCACTTCGTTATCATCGGCTCTGGCAAGACAGGCATGGATGCAGTGCTGTTCCTGCTGACCAACGGGGTCGAGCCGGAGCGCATAACCTGGGTCATGCCGTCGGACGCCTGGATGTTCAGCCGTTTCGATGTCAATCCGGGCCGCAAGTTCAGCGATCCTGTCACCAAGTACGTTATGGGCCTGCTGCAGGCTGcgctcgaggccgaggactACGACGACTACTTCAAGAAACTCGTTGAGCGCAAGCTGGTGATGCAGCTGGATCCGGCGGTCAAGCCTGGTCGCTGGCGTTGTGCCACGTTCACCCCAATGGAACTCGAGGAGTTGCGCCGCGTGAAGAACGTGGTGCGCAAGGGCTATGTTGAGTCGGTGGCGCCGACTGAGATGAACATGTCTAAGGGTACACATCCGGTGCCGGCCGATGCCGTGTTCATTGACTGCGCCGCTGATGGCCTGCCCAAGGTCCCGATGGTCCCGGTGTTCAACGGCAATCGCATCACGCTGCAGACCGTCCGCATGTGCCAGCAGGTTTACAGTGCCGGCTTCATCGGTAACGTCGAATGCAACATAGACGCCGacgagaagcgcaagaatGAGCTGACCCAGCCCGTGCCGCTGCCCTACAAGGACTTCGACTACCTGCGCTGTGCGATCGCTAATTGCCTGAACATCTCAATCTGGATGTCTGAGCCGGCCGTTGTCAAATGGATCAACGAGTCGCGTATCGACCTGTTCAGCCCGATTCTCGATTTCGGATGCGAGGAGGGCCTTGCCAACATCCAGGCAATGGGTGAGCTGATCCAGCAGGCGGTCCCGAAGAtgcaggcgctgctggatggcCACATGCAGCAGGTAAATGGCGACGCGTAG
- a CDS encoding uncharacterized protein (ID:PFLUO_007205-T1.cds;~source:funannotate), translated as MPAKSRFTRLDAFAKTVEDARIRTTSGGVITLTSLLIVFWLVWGEWADYRRVVVLPELIVDKSRGERMEIHLNMTFPRLPCELLTLDVMDVSGEQQVGVAHGVNKVRLSPVAEGGRVLDIQALDLHSNEEIAKHLDPDYCGECGGALAPPNAIKQGCCSTCEEVREAYAQKSWAFGNGHNIEQCQREGYSDKIDAQRREGCRVEGVLRVNKVVGNFHIAPGRSFTNMNMHAHDLENYFTPESSPADQHTMTHMIHELRFGPALPAELAGRWQWTDHHHTNPLDDTKQETDQPAFNFMYFVKVVSTAYLPLGWDPLFSTSIHTAYDKAPLGTHGLAYGSQGSIETHQYSVTSHKRSLMGGDDAAEGHKERMHAAGGIPGVFFNYDISPMKVINREARPKTFTGFLTGVCAIIGGTLTVAAALDRGLYEGVMRVKKMHTN; from the exons ATGCCTGCAAAATCGCGATTCACCAGGCTGGACGCCTTCGCCAAGACAGTCGAAGATGCTCGCATTCGCACGACCTCTGGAGGTGTCATCACCCTCACCTCGCTGTTGATTGTTTTCTGGCTGGTCTGGGGAGAATGGGCCGACTACCGGCGAGTAGTGGTGTTGCCGGAGCTCATTGTTGATAAGTCTCGAG GCGAGCGCATGGAGATTCATTTGAACATGACCTTTCCCCGACTGCCGTGTGAGCTTTTGACCCTGGACGTCATGGATGTCTCCGGTGAGCAGCAGGTGGGCGTTGCGCATGGTGTGAACAAGGTCCGCCTCAGCCCCGTTGCAGAAGGAGGTCGGGTGCTCGATATCCAGGCTCTGGATCT GCACTCGAACGAAGAAATCGCCAAACACCTGGACCCGGACTACTGCGGCGAATGTGGTGGAGCGCTGGCGCCGCCAAATGCAATCAAGCAGGGCTGCTGTAGCACATGCGAGGAAGTGCGCGAGGCCTATGCACAGAAGTCATGGGCGTTTGGTAACGGCCACAACATCGAGCAGTGCCAGCGCGAGGGCTACTCGGATAAGATCGATGCACAGCGACGCGAGGGATGCCGAGTGGAGGGTGTGTTGCGGGTGAACAAGGTGGTGGGCAACTTCCACATTGCGCCAGGCCGCAGCTTCACGAACATGAACATGCACGCACACGACCTGGAGAACTACTTCACGCCAGAGTCGAGCCCAGCGGACCAGCACACCATGACGCACATGATCCATGAGCTCCGCTTCGGTCCTGCCCTTCCTGCCGAGCTGGCGGGTCGCTGGCAGTGGACTGATCACCACCACACCAACCCGCTGGACGACACGAAGCAGGAGACAGACCAGCCGGCCTTCAACTTCATGTATTTTGTCAAGGTCGTCTCGACCGCCTACCTGCCCTTGGGCTGGGATCCTCTATTCTCTACTTCCATCCACACTGCCTACGACAAGGCTCCCCTCGGCACCCATGGCCTCGCCTACGGATCCCAGGGCAGCATCGAAACGCATCAGTACTCTGTTACTTCGCACAAGCGCTCACTTATGGGCGGTGATGACGCTGCGGAAGGTCACAAGGAACGCATGCACGCCGCTGGCGGTATTCCTGGTGTCTTTTTCAATTACGATATCTCCCCTATGAAGGTTATCAACCGCGAGGCTCGCCCGAAGACCTTCACCGGTTTCCTGACAGGTGTCTGCGCCATCATTGGTGGTACTTTGAccgtcgctgctgctttgGACCGTGGCCTGTACGAGGGCGTGATGCGCGTCAAGAAGATGCATACCAACTAG
- a CDS encoding uncharacterized protein (ID:PFLUO_007206-T1.cds;~source:funannotate), which produces MPSMKSTRSRAGGADRGGIRKRGPTRTDRDGDMEMDGPGRGKRTRGDTGRATGGGRAQTRDKTVDAIQQAISSSTKESQANIRQSKGAARASLEQFRVSGWKQSKAASNRDGGVESLVAFLERRLNAITKSGPRAKITKSRVEGDSLVVSVRPELAERMLRINGNQFAGIQIAIEPQTANGSLDQELAATTGTSAATADTKSKMTAILAKRYYPDTKLLDLSKLGTDPDLQAMGIFNSTSTESKFFPALMKVWEMGFTSSAQRREAVQSVSLGDNQLANISVVTTLSQTIPDLKNLDLSNNNFKDMHSLIGWRWKFRSLEFLDLNGNPFSADPGFKDTMLKWYPKLRFLNHVEVRTAEDIAAQKKTPIPVQAPYFQDESQIGENFVRAFFVGYDNDRNDLLNGVYDSGSTFSLNVNTQAPKAQHTETAGWDSYIKKSRNLLKISHLPARMSRTYVGADSIRELWNTLPPTRHPDMTAHPEEWLIECHPIPGLPDPSGQSESGVGGLLVMVHGKYEESVANKVEIRSFDRTFILGPGGGVGGIRVISDILCLRAYGGHEAWSPENQAIPQAAAPAAAPAAAQPPVPVAQPGVPDGYGAPGPGKTDVQVRQEQLIAQLSARSRMTLQFSEMALSSNNWNLETAWQNFEHLRAQGGVPADAFLPA; this is translated from the exons ATGCCTAGCATGAAATCGACTCGCAGCCGCGCGGGCGGTGCTGACCGCGGCGGCATCCGCAAGCGGGGTCCTACGCGAACCGACCGCGACGGTGAtatggagatggatggacCTGGCCGTGGCAAAAGGACGCGAGGCGACACCGGCCGTGCGACTGGCGGTGGCCGAGCTCAGACTCGAGACAAGACCGTGGATGCGATTCAGCAGGCGatctccagcagcaccaaAGAGTCGCAGGCAAACATCCGACAGTCGAAGGGCGCTGCACGTGCCAGCCTAGAACAGTTTCGTGTGAGCGGTTGGAAACAGAGCAAGGCAGCATCCAACCGAGACGGCGGAGTCGAAAGTCTCGTCGCATTCCTCGAACGACGACTGAACGCAATCACCAAATCAGGCCCCCGCGCAAAAATCACAAAG TCGCGGGTTGAAGGTGACTCCCTCGTGGTGTCTGTTCGCCCCGAACTCGCAGAAAGAATGCTCCGGATCAATGGCAATCAGTTTGCAGGCATCCAGATCGCTATCGAGCCACAAACCGCGAACGGATCTTTGGACCAAGAGCTAGCTGCGACAACCGGCACCTCCGCTGCTACCGCCGATACCAAATCCAAGATGACAGCCATTCTGGCCAAGCGCTATTACCCAGATACCAAACTGCTGGACCTTTCGAAGCTCGGAACCGATCCGGATTTGCAGGCCATGGGCATATTCAACAGCACCTCAACCGAATCCAAGTTCTTCCCTGCCCTCATGAAAGTCTGGGAGATGGGTTTCACCAGTTCGGCGCAGCGGCGCGAAGCGGTCCAAAGTGTCAGCCTTGGAGACAATCAGCTTGCAAACATCTCCGTGGTTACGACTCTCTCTCAGACAATCCCGGACCTCAAGAACCTGGACCTCTCAAACAACAACTTCAAAGATATGCACTCGTTAATTGGATGGCGGTGGAAATTCCGATCCCTTGAGTTTCTTGATCTGAACGGCAACCCTTTCAGCGCGGACCCTGGCTTTAAGGATACCATGCTCAAGTGGTACCCCAAACTGCGATTCCTGAACCATGTGGAGGTTCGAACGGCGGAGGACATTGCtgcccagaagaagacacctATCCCCGTTCAAGCTCCTTACTTCCAGGACGAATCCCAAATCGGCGAGAACTTTGTGCGTGCTTTCTTCGTCGGCTATGACAACGACCGCAATGATCTCCTCAACGGCGTATATGACAGCGGCTCCACTTTCTCTCTCAACGTCAACACCCAGGCACCCAAAGCCCAACATACGGAAACCGCTGGCTGGGACTCTTACATCAAGAAGAGCCGCAACCTTTTGAAAATCAGCCATCTCCCCGCACGTATGTCACGTACCTATGTCGGCGCAGACAGCATCCGCGAACTTTGGAACACCCTCCCACCTACCCGGCACCCCGACATGACGGCTCATCCAGAGGAATGGCTCATCGAATGCCATCCGATTCCTGGGCTCCCTGACCCCAGCGGACAGAGCGAATCCGGCGTGGGCGGCTTACTGGTCATGGTGCATGGCAAGTATGAGGAAAGCGTCGCAAACAAAGTGGAGATCCGCAGCTTCGACCGCACCTTCATCCTCGGTcccggcggcggcgttggtggtATCCGAGTGATCAGCGATATTCTGTGTCTTCGTGCATACGGCGGCCATGAGGCCTGGAGTCCCGAGAATCAGGCCATTCCCCAGGCCGCCGCTCCGGCTGCGGCTCCGGCTGCGGCTCAGCCCCCGGTGCCTGTGGCCCAACCCGGAGTTCCTGACGGTTACGGTGCTCCCGGGCCCGGCAAAACCGACGTTCAGGTCCGGCAAGAGCAATTGATTGCTCAACTTAGTGCACGATCGCGCATGACCCTGCAATTCTCGGAGATGGCTCTGTCGAGCAACAACTGGAATCTGGAAACTGCCTGGCAGAATTTCGAGCATCTGAGG GCGCAAGGCGGAGTGCCTGCCGATGCTTTCTTGCCGGCATAA